In the Pseudorasbora parva isolate DD20220531a chromosome 5, ASM2467924v1, whole genome shotgun sequence genome, ATCAGACTTCTCTGCAACACGGTGTAGAGATCCATGATACTGGAGAAGCTAAAGCTTCTGAAGTCCTCAATGCCGCTGAGGAACAGCTCGAGCAGGACGTCCTCCAACCTCAGGACGTCGACACTCCAGTTATTTCAGCTGAAGATGACAGCACAGAGGAGCTGGACAATGGTAAAAATAATCAATATATGAGAATTTGGAAATgtcattataaattataaaatacatttaaaaaaatgtattttgctaTTCACAATCGCTTATCATTTAATAGGCCACATTTGCTGGCGATATGAATTTGGACACATACTGGGCAAAGGAGGATTTGGCTCTGTGTATGCTGGGACTCGCTGCAAGGATGGCCTTaaggtttctttttctttcttttttttttgcttaaccTTTTTTCACTTTTAATACTCCATATTTACGATTCATGACTGCAATAATATAAACCCTGTGCATATACAAATTGTTCattctttgttttgttaattaGGTGGCTGTGAAAATTGCAGATAAGACACCACATATGCCATATATCACAGTTGTGAGTAGACTGTGCTCTCTTTATTATCGCTTCTCACTCACTGTTTTCAATTTATAACTAATCTTATATTCATATTAATCTGAAAAAGAACCTCCATCTAACCATCATATGTTCTTTATTTTAGCCTGGTCATCCCAAACGCCTCCCAATGGAGATCGGCCTGACATTAATGGCAAATAAGGGCCCCAGTGTGCCGCAGATAATTAAACTGCTTGAATGGCAGGACAACCCGGATCATTACATCATGGTATTAGAGCGCCCCTTGCCTTACATGGACATGTTTGGGTTCATGAAGTTCCAAGGAGGAATTCTCGATGAGGGAACAGCACGGCAGGTCATGCGACAGGTAGTTTACGGTGCTAACATTTGCTGTGAGCGCGGCGTATTCCATCGAGATATAAAACCGGAGAACCTGCTtataaacaaggacaccttGGAAGTCAAAATGATTGACTTCGGGTGTGGTGCGCTCATTACAGAGTCTGGCTATGTGACCTTCAAAGGTATGTATTATGAACTGTTTTGTTAGTGGGTTAATTAGCTCACTGAAACACATCCTATATATTCTCAGCATGCTGTGGTAATGTATTAAACGTCATACAAAACCTCCTTCCAGGCACAGGCGTCTACTGTCCGCCAGAGTACAAGGCCGATGGCAGGTACCATGCAAAGCCGGCGACAGTGTGGTCACTAGGAATCCTTTTGTTTATAATGCTGTATGGGTATTATCCCTCATGCCACGACTTGCACATGATCAGTGAGAATGACTGGTCCAAACCTGACTTGTCACAAGGTGagatctttatttttatttttaaacaaagagggacatactaaattcttaattaataaaaaa is a window encoding:
- the LOC137075873 gene encoding serine/threonine-protein kinase pim-2-like, yielding MGQLISRRKKATFVEHEQEHQPCVLLRYSTTAAENHLHRLDESHETPSGAIKIDEGREEKLRFWRSSKFHPFRKRTGKYNLAQAEKLYQSEAGSYRKVTDDHTLQHITIVELCDQEAPASEVLSSAEEQLEQDVLQPQDADAPISLPEDGSIKELDKGQESLQHIVEICDLQEAPASEVLSSAEEQLEQDILQPQDVDSSVCSAEDDSMEDLELEFPTLDQTSLQHGVEIHDTGEAKASEVLNAAEEQLEQDVLQPQDVDTPVISAEDDSTEELDNVIGHICWRYEFGHILGKGGFGSVYAGTRCKDGLKVAVKIADKTPHMPYITVPGHPKRLPMEIGLTLMANKGPSVPQIIKLLEWQDNPDHYIMVLERPLPYMDMFGFMKFQGGILDEGTARQVMRQVVYGANICCERGVFHRDIKPENLLINKDTLEVKMIDFGCGALITESGYVTFKGTGVYCPPEYKADGRYHAKPATVWSLGILLFIMLYGYYPSCHDLHMISENDWSKPDLSQECCQMIRASLQPDPQQRLNLEEMRLHDWFKVLKIETVME